Proteins from a genomic interval of Caulobacter rhizosphaerae:
- a CDS encoding AtaL-like protein, protein MIYSTATVPVNPEDEPSLTRAQAWAGLELKARDARLFLPPGLCTRCDVVEESATHFVRDATIGGVDLREIVALEPRSKVTFFQAAGPREGAIVNELFEDEAGALQLRFYGYLGLRGKTPNGPEEQAEQAQFDGETGYRAALLSTLKRTRELLAEGKLQA, encoded by the coding sequence ATGATCTATTCGACCGCGACCGTTCCGGTGAATCCGGAAGACGAGCCCAGCCTGACCCGCGCGCAAGCCTGGGCCGGCCTGGAGCTCAAGGCCCGCGACGCCCGGCTGTTCCTGCCGCCCGGCCTCTGCACCCGCTGCGACGTCGTGGAGGAAAGCGCGACCCACTTCGTCCGTGACGCCACCATCGGCGGCGTCGACCTGCGCGAGATCGTCGCCCTGGAGCCCCGGAGCAAGGTCACCTTCTTCCAGGCCGCGGGACCGCGCGAAGGCGCCATCGTCAACGAACTCTTCGAGGACGAGGCCGGGGCGCTGCAGCTGCGCTTCTACGGCTATCTCGGCCTGCGCGGCAAAACGCCGAACGGTCCGGAGGAGCAGGCCGAGCAGGCCCAGTTCGACGGCGAGACCGGCTACCGGGCAGCGCTGCTGTCGACGCTGAAGCGCACCCGCGAGTTGCTCGCCGAGGGCAAGCTGCAAGCCTGA
- a CDS encoding SDR family oxidoreductase produces the protein MTILVTGATGRVGGHVVQQLVQRGADVRVLVRDPAKADFPAGVEVVQGDLLDIDAVRAAFSGVRTLFLLNAVAADEFTQALIALNIARESGVERVVYLSVIHADRFVNVPHFAVKAGAERMIQQMGFSATILRPAYFIDNELTIKDVVLNHGLYPMPIGGKGLAMVDARDIAEVAAIELIRRDQAPGKLPTETLNLVGPDTLTGSDVAAIWSDVLGRPVAYGGDDPTGFEQNLASFMPKWMAYEMRLMAERFVGDGMLPEAGDVERLTKILGRPLHSYREFAAQIAATAGKD, from the coding sequence ATGACCATCCTCGTTACCGGCGCCACCGGCCGTGTCGGCGGCCACGTCGTCCAGCAACTGGTCCAGCGCGGCGCCGACGTGCGCGTGCTGGTCCGCGACCCCGCCAAGGCCGACTTCCCGGCCGGCGTGGAGGTCGTGCAGGGCGACCTGCTCGACATCGACGCCGTGCGCGCCGCCTTCAGCGGCGTGCGCACGCTGTTCCTGCTCAACGCGGTGGCGGCCGACGAATTCACCCAGGCGCTGATCGCCCTGAACATCGCCCGCGAGTCCGGCGTCGAGCGCGTCGTCTACCTGTCGGTGATCCATGCCGACCGCTTCGTGAACGTGCCGCACTTCGCGGTGAAGGCCGGCGCCGAGCGGATGATCCAGCAGATGGGCTTTTCCGCCACGATCCTGCGCCCGGCCTACTTCATCGACAACGAGCTGACGATCAAGGACGTGGTCCTGAACCACGGCCTCTATCCGATGCCGATCGGCGGCAAGGGCCTGGCCATGGTCGACGCCCGCGACATCGCCGAGGTCGCCGCGATCGAGCTGATCCGCCGCGACCAGGCGCCCGGCAAGCTGCCGACCGAGACCCTCAACCTGGTCGGCCCCGACACCCTGACCGGGTCGGACGTGGCGGCGATCTGGTCGGACGTCCTGGGCCGTCCGGTGGCCTATGGCGGCGACGATCCCACCGGCTTCGAGCAGAACCTGGCCAGCTTCATGCCCAAGTGGATGGCCTATGAGATGCGCCTGATGGCCGAGCGCTTCGTCGGCGACGGCATGCTGCCCGAGGCCGGCGACGTCGAGCGCTTGACCAAGATCCTGGGCCGCCCGTTGCATTCGTATCGCGAGTTCGCGGCCCAGATCGCCGCGACCGCCGGCAAGGACTAA
- a CDS encoding LysR family transcriptional regulator — translation MDWLALADFNLVARHGGVGRAARAAGRPKATLSRRVAELEASLGLRLFERGGRTLRLTQEGRTLHERTSALLTELDETAAGIASGGSTPRGLLRVSAPLLFSQIAMGRLAAEFALKYPDVRLEVTTEDRAVDMVEEGYDLVIRVNPHADETLVGRAFMRDRLVVVASPDLVRPADGATVPAVVRGTGSGTEAWRVASATGRSTLMVDPVLGLSSMIMVRDAVRTGVGVARLPVSLVSHDLAAGRLAHWGDVDGPEIHLWTLYPSRRLLSARVSAFLDHLKAAFPTGEPHELAAFIGG, via the coding sequence ATGGACTGGCTGGCCCTCGCCGACTTCAACCTGGTCGCCCGGCATGGCGGGGTCGGCCGCGCCGCCCGGGCCGCCGGACGGCCCAAGGCCACCCTGTCGCGCCGGGTCGCGGAACTGGAGGCCAGCCTCGGCCTGCGCCTGTTCGAGCGCGGCGGTCGGACGCTGCGGCTCACCCAGGAGGGACGGACGCTCCACGAGCGGACGTCCGCCCTGCTCACCGAACTCGACGAGACCGCGGCCGGGATCGCGTCCGGTGGCAGCACCCCGCGCGGCTTGCTCCGGGTAAGCGCGCCCCTGCTGTTCTCGCAGATCGCCATGGGCAGGCTGGCCGCCGAGTTCGCCCTGAAATATCCGGACGTCCGCCTGGAGGTGACGACGGAGGACCGGGCCGTCGACATGGTCGAGGAAGGCTACGACCTGGTGATCCGCGTCAATCCGCACGCCGACGAGACCCTGGTCGGGCGGGCCTTCATGCGCGACCGCCTGGTGGTGGTGGCCAGCCCCGACCTTGTCCGCCCCGCGGACGGCGCGACCGTCCCCGCCGTCGTGCGCGGGACGGGATCCGGAACCGAGGCCTGGAGGGTGGCGAGCGCGACCGGACGTTCGACCCTGATGGTCGATCCGGTCCTTGGCCTGTCGTCGATGATCATGGTCCGCGACGCGGTCCGGACCGGCGTCGGCGTCGCGCGGCTTCCGGTGTCGCTGGTCAGCCACGACCTGGCGGCCGGCCGTCTGGCCCATTGGGGCGACGTCGACGGGCCGGAAATCCACCTGTGGACGCTCTACCCGTCGCGCCGCCTGCTCAGCGCGCGGGTCTCGGCCTTTCTCGACCACCTCAAGGCCGCCTTCCCCACGGGCGAGCCGCACGAACTGGCCGCGTTCATTGGCGGGTAG